Proteins from a genomic interval of Lolium perenne isolate Kyuss_39 chromosome 1, Kyuss_2.0, whole genome shotgun sequence:
- the LOC127326308 gene encoding F-box/FBD/LRR-repeat protein At5g22700 isoform X1: MIVLAQYRPTRCASPWFKPKLSCGKKNSGNPLAPSSPRRTGRKGLRRDSPASGTANRSRSKLPCVHGRAQDARRNAPSVEANTQAPSPAEMDGLLDEILPVIVSFLPAHDAVRTCVLAKRWRHVWTSAPAIRITAIKGFRSADQFNRFVDRLLLQRRQGLCPLESCEFHMVETDFEFDWSACVEHVYLHNLQSALDCHVQALRCHFMPTNPTDFAEDLQEPTAPFLSNHIQRLQLSFIRLSLDFSGCPKLVDLEMHGCVILADSILSNSVQHLSMCCCQLYTRHRTSISLPHLVRLDFTDCFGKVPLFESLPSLEKAIVRIGEFTGDECDGSDSVCCLQENACWECRFAFEFDAARRRSYLFQGLSRASHLELSASYDHAFIFQRDLKWCPKFPMLKTLVMDDWCLDADLSAVILFIQQSPNLEKLTLELFEEFDSSMVSEGSNHLLPGAVPDHLKMVEIKCEMVDVRVNKVLKILTTYGISLDIIYIRQADTSPGCSAFVSTGFNLN, encoded by the exons ATGATAGTGCTAGCCCAATACCGGCCCACACGGTGTGCCTCGCCCTGGTTTAAACCCAAGCTCAGCTGCGGGAAAAAAAATAGTGGAAATCCCCTCGCTCCCTCCTCTCCCCGACGGACGGGACGGAAGGGACTCCGTCGCGACTCTCCGGCGAGCGGAACGGCCAACAGAAGCAG GTCGAAGCTGCCCTGTGTCCACGGACGCGCCCAAGATGCTCGACGGAATGCCCCCTCGGTAGAAGCCAACACTCAAGCACCGTCTCCGGCGGAGATGGACGGACTGCTGGACGAAATCCTACCCGTCATCGTCTCCTTCCTACCGGCGCACGACGCGGTGCGGACGTGCGTGCTCGCCAAACGCTGGCGCCACGTCTGGACCTCCGCACCTGCCATCCGCATCACCGCCATCAAGGGCTTCCGGAGCGCCGACCAGTTTAACCGCTTCGTCGACCGCCTGCTCCTCCAGCGCCGCCAAGGCCTCTGCCCGCTGGAATCATGCGAGTTCCATATGGTCGAGACCGACTTTGAGTTTGATTGGTCTGCCTGCGTCGAGCACGTCTATCTTCACAACCTGCAGTCTGCTTTAGATTGCCATGTTCAGGCCCTGCGCTGCCATTTCATGCCCACCAACCCCACAGACTTTGCCGAGGACTTGCAAGAACCCACAGCTCCGTTCCTCTCCAACCACATCCAAAGGCTACAGCTCTCCTTCATCCGCTTGTCTCTCGATTTTTCAGGCTGTCCGAAGCTAGTGGACCTTGAGATGCACGGGTGCGTCATACTCGCTGACAGCATACTGTCTAATTCCGTACaacatctgtccatgtgttgctgCCAGCTGTACACGCGGCACCGCACATCGATTTCCCTGCCACATCTTGTTCGCCTGGACTTCACGGATTGTTTTGGCAAGGTGCCACTCTTTGAAAGCTTGCCATCGTTGGAGAAGGCCATTGTTAGGATAGGCGAGTTTACTGGCGATGAGTGCGATGGAAGCGATTCAGTTTGTTGCCTCCAAGAAAATGCATGTTGGGAGTGCCGCTTTGCTTTTGAGTTTGACGctgctcgtcggaggagctaCCTCTTCCAAGGCTTGTCACGAGCTTCACACTTGGAGCTGTCAGCTTCTTATGATCATGCG TTCATTTTCCAAAGGGATTTAAAGTGGTGCCCGAAATTTCCCATGCTAAAGACTTTGGTGATGGATGATTGGTGTTTGGATGCTGACCTCAGTGCAGTAATTCTGTTTATCCAACAGTCGCCAAATCTCGAGAAGCTCACTCTTGAACTTTTTGAG GAATTCGACTCTTCAATGGTTTCAGAAGGAAGTAACCACCTGCTGCCAGGGGCTGTGCCCGACCATCTTAAGATGGTAGAAATCAAATGTGAAATGGTTGATGTTAGAGTTAACAAAGTTCTAAAGATCCTGACCACTTACGGCATATCACTAGACATAATCTATATCCGACAAGCTGATACAAGTCCTGGAT GTTCTGCTTTTGTCTCTACTGGTTTCAACCTCAACTAG
- the LOC127326308 gene encoding F-box/FBD/LRR-repeat protein At5g22700 isoform X2 — protein sequence MDGLLDEILPVIVSFLPAHDAVRTCVLAKRWRHVWTSAPAIRITAIKGFRSADQFNRFVDRLLLQRRQGLCPLESCEFHMVETDFEFDWSACVEHVYLHNLQSALDCHVQALRCHFMPTNPTDFAEDLQEPTAPFLSNHIQRLQLSFIRLSLDFSGCPKLVDLEMHGCVILADSILSNSVQHLSMCCCQLYTRHRTSISLPHLVRLDFTDCFGKVPLFESLPSLEKAIVRIGEFTGDECDGSDSVCCLQENACWECRFAFEFDAARRRSYLFQGLSRASHLELSASYDHAFIFQRDLKWCPKFPMLKTLVMDDWCLDADLSAVILFIQQSPNLEKLTLELFEEFDSSMVSEGSNHLLPGAVPDHLKMVEIKCEMVDVRVNKVLKILTTYGISLDIIYIRQADTSPGCSAFVSTGFNLN from the exons ATGGACGGACTGCTGGACGAAATCCTACCCGTCATCGTCTCCTTCCTACCGGCGCACGACGCGGTGCGGACGTGCGTGCTCGCCAAACGCTGGCGCCACGTCTGGACCTCCGCACCTGCCATCCGCATCACCGCCATCAAGGGCTTCCGGAGCGCCGACCAGTTTAACCGCTTCGTCGACCGCCTGCTCCTCCAGCGCCGCCAAGGCCTCTGCCCGCTGGAATCATGCGAGTTCCATATGGTCGAGACCGACTTTGAGTTTGATTGGTCTGCCTGCGTCGAGCACGTCTATCTTCACAACCTGCAGTCTGCTTTAGATTGCCATGTTCAGGCCCTGCGCTGCCATTTCATGCCCACCAACCCCACAGACTTTGCCGAGGACTTGCAAGAACCCACAGCTCCGTTCCTCTCCAACCACATCCAAAGGCTACAGCTCTCCTTCATCCGCTTGTCTCTCGATTTTTCAGGCTGTCCGAAGCTAGTGGACCTTGAGATGCACGGGTGCGTCATACTCGCTGACAGCATACTGTCTAATTCCGTACaacatctgtccatgtgttgctgCCAGCTGTACACGCGGCACCGCACATCGATTTCCCTGCCACATCTTGTTCGCCTGGACTTCACGGATTGTTTTGGCAAGGTGCCACTCTTTGAAAGCTTGCCATCGTTGGAGAAGGCCATTGTTAGGATAGGCGAGTTTACTGGCGATGAGTGCGATGGAAGCGATTCAGTTTGTTGCCTCCAAGAAAATGCATGTTGGGAGTGCCGCTTTGCTTTTGAGTTTGACGctgctcgtcggaggagctaCCTCTTCCAAGGCTTGTCACGAGCTTCACACTTGGAGCTGTCAGCTTCTTATGATCATGCG TTCATTTTCCAAAGGGATTTAAAGTGGTGCCCGAAATTTCCCATGCTAAAGACTTTGGTGATGGATGATTGGTGTTTGGATGCTGACCTCAGTGCAGTAATTCTGTTTATCCAACAGTCGCCAAATCTCGAGAAGCTCACTCTTGAACTTTTTGAG GAATTCGACTCTTCAATGGTTTCAGAAGGAAGTAACCACCTGCTGCCAGGGGCTGTGCCCGACCATCTTAAGATGGTAGAAATCAAATGTGAAATGGTTGATGTTAGAGTTAACAAAGTTCTAAAGATCCTGACCACTTACGGCATATCACTAGACATAATCTATATCCGACAAGCTGATACAAGTCCTGGAT GTTCTGCTTTTGTCTCTACTGGTTTCAACCTCAACTAG
- the LOC127326391 gene encoding uncharacterized protein, which yields METMQHLMTGCCFSQQVWLEVLAWLRATFYRLAAFSADKGFFGMLKRKPVETSAWALRLRWAWFNWDNQDRPRKGMQIPCHETDRSPFAACSSNALGNGEKAASDKWLNGESPQSLAPDLFRLTFRKKHTVKTAFQNGTWMRLLQQKTNGNELEQFISLREKIQGVRLRSSTDLVTW from the exons ATGGAAACCATGCAACACCTCATGACAGGCTGCTGCTTCTCCCAGCAGGTCTGGCTCGAGGTTCTTGCCTGGTTGCGCGCCACCT TCTACCGCCTGGCAGCCTTTTCAGCTGATAAGGGTTTCTTTGGAATGCTGAAGAGGAAACCAGTGGAGACAAGTGCCTG GGCACTGCGCTTGCGTTGGGCATGGTTCAATTGGGACAATCAAGATAGGCCTCGGAAGGGGATGCAAATTCCATGTCATGAAACTGACAGAAGTCCTTTTGCTGCCTGCTCCTCGAATGCTCTTGGAAATGGAGAAAAGGCTGCATCAGATAAATGGCTCAATGGTGAATCACCTCAGTCCTTGGCACCAGATTTATTCAGATTGACATTCAGGAAAAAGCACACGGTGAAAACAGCTTTTCAGAATGGAACCTGGATGCGTCTGCTGCAGCAGAAGACTAATGGGAATGAGCTTGAACAGTTCATTAGCTTAAGGGAGAAGATTCAGGGGGTTCGGCTAAGAAGCTCGACTGATTTGGTGACCTGGTAG